The genomic DNA GAAGAGCCAGCGAGCGAGTAACGGCTTGGGTAGGACCGGTCTCTGGGCATATTTGAGGCGAAAGCGCACGCTTGGTGGTGCTCAGGATTTTCTCGTGGTTGGCGTCGGGAATCCCGGGAGCGAATACGCCTCGACCCGACACAATGCGGGCTTCATGGCCTTGGATGTCTTGGCTGGAGCTGAGAATGTGAGGTTTTACTGCTCTGGTCAGGGGGACGTCGCGGTCTGGCATGTTGATGGGAAGCAAGGCGTCCTTGCCAAGCCTGGGACTTATGTCAACAACTCAGGACAGTATGTGAAGTTTCTTGTCAAACGGCTCGGTATCGGTGTTGACAAAATGCTGGTTGTGCATGACGATATTGCGCTGGATGTGGGGCACTATAAGTTCAAGTTTGGCGGGGTGGCTGCCGGGCACAAAGGTCTGACCTCGATAATCGAGAGCCTTGGCACTCCTGAGTTCTACAGGCTGAGAATAGGCATAGGCCAGCCGGCTCGTGGAGAGTCAAGAGTTGAGTGGGTTCTATCGGCTTTTGCCGAGGAGCAGCTTGAGCTGTTGTCGGAGATCTTGCAAAGTTGCTCGACAGCGGTAGCAGATTTTGCTATACAGGGCGGTGTCGCTGCTATGAAC from bacterium includes the following:
- the pth gene encoding aminoacyl-tRNA hydrolase, producing MGRTGLWAYLRRKRTLGGAQDFLVVGVGNPGSEYASTRHNAGFMALDVLAGAENVRFYCSGQGDVAVWHVDGKQGVLAKPGTYVNNSGQYVKFLVKRLGIGVDKMLVVHDDIALDVGHYKFKFGGVAAGHKGLTSIIESLGTPEFYRLRIGIGQPARGESRVEWVLSAFAEEQLELLSEILQSCSTAVADFAIQGGVAAMNIHNKRTKERKLY